In a single window of the Planctomycetaceae bacterium genome:
- a CDS encoding aminotransferase class I/II-fold pyridoxal phosphate-dependent enzyme, with product MLPSEFQRRLHKKLDSLTDEHRLRPRRTVIAQDSTTCTVDGQICVNFASNDYLGLAFHPETTAAFAEAAGTQAGSTASALVAGRTDWHCRLETELRCFEEAEGVLLFPSGFAANLGTLTSLVTANDAVFCDRDNHASIIDGCRAADGRMFVYHRDSLDHLAASLERRRNEYDQLFIVTDTVFSMDGVLAPLPRLCDIAESTGAVLIVDEAHGTGIFGSRGQGVCELMGVHNRVPVRIGTLSKAVGAMGGFVAGDSNLIDVLWNTARTQFFSTALPPAVCAAAVASLRVMRRDQDRLRRLHDRCQLARQIVADRGLVSIDGSQGPIVPIVTGADDLAVEASQKLMNAGFFVPAIRPPTVPTGTARLRMSINCEHSESQIEQAVSEICKAVN from the coding sequence ATGCTACCCTCAGAATTTCAACGCCGCCTTCATAAAAAGCTGGATTCGCTTACGGATGAACACCGTCTGCGCCCGCGCCGAACAGTAATCGCTCAGGATTCTACGACGTGCACTGTCGATGGCCAGATCTGTGTCAATTTTGCCTCCAACGATTATCTTGGCCTGGCGTTCCATCCCGAAACGACTGCCGCATTTGCCGAAGCTGCTGGGACGCAGGCCGGTTCGACAGCCAGCGCACTGGTCGCTGGTCGGACAGACTGGCATTGTCGCCTGGAAACCGAACTGCGCTGCTTTGAAGAGGCCGAAGGAGTCTTATTGTTTCCATCGGGGTTCGCTGCCAATCTCGGTACACTGACAAGTCTTGTCACTGCAAACGACGCGGTCTTCTGTGATCGCGACAATCACGCCAGCATCATCGATGGTTGTCGAGCCGCGGATGGCAGAATGTTTGTCTACCATCGAGACTCTCTTGACCATCTTGCTGCTTCCCTGGAACGCCGCCGAAACGAATACGACCAGCTGTTTATCGTCACGGATACTGTTTTCAGCATGGACGGTGTTCTTGCTCCGCTGCCCCGGTTGTGTGACATTGCGGAATCGACGGGAGCGGTCCTGATCGTTGACGAAGCCCATGGGACCGGCATCTTCGGGAGCCGGGGACAAGGTGTTTGCGAACTCATGGGGGTTCACAACCGTGTCCCCGTTCGCATCGGGACTCTCAGCAAAGCGGTCGGCGCGATGGGAGGATTTGTCGCGGGGGACAGCAACCTGATCGATGTTCTCTGGAATACGGCTCGTACCCAGTTTTTCAGCACGGCATTGCCGCCTGCGGTTTGTGCGGCCGCCGTGGCTTCTCTTCGGGTGATGCGGCGAGATCAGGATCGTCTCCGGCGACTGCACGATCGCTGCCAACTGGCTCGCCAGATTGTTGCGGATCGAGGGCTTGTGAGCATTGATGGCAGCCAGGGGCCAATTGTCCCCATTGTGACAGGGGCTGACGATTTGGCGGTAGAAGCCAGCCAGAAACTCATGAACGCGGGATTCTTCGTTCCGGCGATTCGACCTCCCACCGTGCCAACCGGGACAGCTCGCCTGCGAATGTCCATCAACTGCGAGCATTCTGAGTCTCAAATTGAACAGGCCGTCTCCGAAATCTGCAAAGCTGTGAACTGA
- a CDS encoding alpha/beta fold hydrolase, with amino-acid sequence MNTDRSVPATLLSSDEVDSTLRARAARRDGFADQYPFESHWFATEGNVQHYVDEGTGPVLLMVHGNPTWSFAWRRLVSELSRDHRVIAIDHLGCGFSAKPQNPDLYTLDGHIRRLASLVEALDLQKITLFGHDWGGAIGMGCAGRLASRFKQFVLMNTGAFRSQAIPFRISLCRIPLLGQIGDQAFNLFARAALTMAVERPLESQARAGMIAPYDSWANRIAVHQFVQDIPLHSSHRSYRTLLEVENGLMQFARHPMLLIWGMKDWCFTPAFYDEFRERFPDAETMPIDDAGHYVFEDAYEQMLPRIRTFLGR; translated from the coding sequence ATGAATACTGATCGTTCGGTGCCAGCTACACTCCTCAGCTCTGATGAAGTTGATTCGACTCTTCGCGCTCGTGCGGCCCGCCGTGACGGCTTTGCGGATCAGTATCCTTTTGAATCCCACTGGTTCGCAACGGAAGGAAATGTGCAGCACTATGTGGACGAAGGCACCGGGCCAGTGCTGTTGATGGTCCACGGAAACCCCACCTGGAGCTTTGCCTGGCGGAGGCTGGTTTCGGAACTGTCACGCGATCATCGTGTCATCGCCATCGACCATCTTGGCTGTGGGTTTTCCGCAAAACCACAGAATCCAGATCTTTACACTCTGGACGGCCACATCCGCCGCCTTGCTTCTCTGGTTGAGGCGCTGGACCTTCAGAAGATCACACTGTTTGGTCATGACTGGGGTGGAGCCATCGGGATGGGATGTGCAGGTCGACTGGCCAGTCGGTTCAAACAGTTCGTGCTGATGAATACCGGGGCATTTCGAAGTCAGGCGATCCCATTTCGTATTTCTCTTTGCCGAATTCCGCTTCTCGGGCAAATCGGAGATCAGGCGTTCAATCTGTTTGCCCGGGCTGCTTTGACGATGGCGGTGGAGAGGCCACTGGAATCGCAGGCCCGCGCTGGAATGATTGCTCCGTATGATTCCTGGGCGAATCGAATTGCTGTGCATCAGTTTGTGCAGGACATTCCGCTCCATTCTTCTCATCGAAGCTACAGGACGCTGCTGGAAGTTGAGAACGGTTTAATGCAATTCGCCAGACATCCCATGTTGTTGATTTGGGGGATGAAGGACTGGTGTTTTACGCCGGCGTTCTACGATGAATTCCGCGAACGATTCCCGGACGCAGAGACGATGCCCATCGACGATGCGGGGCACTATGTTTTCGAAGACGCCTACGAACAAATGCTGCCACGTATCCGGACCTTTCTGGGAAGGTAG
- a CDS encoding M81 family metallopeptidase yields the protein MKSRPRVLVAAIFHETHTFLEGVTKWSDFQVMIGQQMLSIAGDSSPLGGALEAGDELGWEICPALAATASPSAIVSDEVYQLYLQRLLMALEMHRQQGPLDAVFLVLHGAMVCESIEDVEGQLLEDLAAHLGPLELPVFGVYDLHANFTQRMAQFADCLVAYRQNPHADARESAVRAVRLLDDCLKSKTRPRMLLSQPSLMWPPTGTGTATEPMASLLEKARHLQLRYPEFLEVNVNAGFSFADTPETGVSFSIATTGDDASAESALQELTQMAVELAEKGNVLERPVDNVLAELPRDQAGLLVVVEPSDNIGGGAPGDCTGLLRAFLRHGFRNTAICINDPEVVGALQKHTTGDQIRIQLGGKGSQLDPGPVELEVVLVSLHAGKFELVDKQSHLASMVGDFFDMGDCAVIRVEGITILVTSNKTPPMDLGQWLHVGLDPSRFSFVGVKAAVAHRKAWDTISVGNVWVGTPGPCSSDLAQLPYRRIRRPIFPLDDCLKPDCLKSD from the coding sequence ATGAAGTCTCGCCCTCGTGTCCTGGTTGCCGCGATCTTTCACGAAACGCATACGTTTCTGGAAGGCGTTACAAAGTGGTCGGATTTTCAGGTGATGATCGGGCAGCAAATGCTGTCGATTGCCGGCGACAGCAGTCCACTTGGAGGCGCGTTAGAGGCTGGTGATGAACTGGGTTGGGAGATTTGTCCTGCGCTGGCGGCGACGGCGTCCCCGAGCGCAATTGTTTCGGACGAAGTGTATCAGCTTTATCTGCAGCGTCTGTTGATGGCTCTGGAGATGCACCGGCAGCAGGGACCACTGGATGCTGTCTTTCTGGTGCTGCACGGGGCCATGGTTTGCGAATCGATTGAAGATGTCGAAGGGCAATTGCTGGAAGACCTCGCCGCGCATCTTGGACCGTTAGAGCTCCCTGTATTTGGTGTTTACGATCTGCATGCGAATTTCACGCAGCGAATGGCGCAATTTGCCGACTGTCTGGTGGCCTATCGTCAGAATCCTCATGCTGACGCGCGTGAATCTGCTGTCCGCGCGGTTCGATTGCTCGACGATTGTCTGAAAAGCAAGACCAGGCCTCGCATGCTGTTGTCTCAACCCAGCCTGATGTGGCCGCCCACGGGGACAGGAACAGCAACCGAGCCAATGGCGTCTCTGCTGGAAAAGGCTCGGCATCTGCAGCTTCGTTACCCGGAATTTCTCGAAGTCAATGTCAATGCGGGCTTCAGCTTTGCGGACACGCCTGAAACCGGAGTCAGTTTTTCGATTGCAACAACCGGCGACGATGCCTCCGCAGAATCAGCCCTGCAGGAATTGACCCAGATGGCTGTTGAGCTTGCAGAAAAAGGAAATGTCCTGGAACGACCCGTTGATAATGTGTTGGCAGAACTCCCCCGGGATCAAGCCGGTTTATTGGTTGTTGTCGAACCGTCGGACAATATCGGCGGCGGAGCTCCCGGCGATTGCACCGGCTTGCTGCGGGCATTTCTCAGGCACGGTTTCAGGAACACGGCCATCTGCATCAATGATCCGGAGGTTGTGGGTGCGTTACAAAAGCATACAACGGGAGATCAGATTCGGATCCAGCTGGGCGGTAAAGGAAGTCAACTTGATCCGGGCCCGGTCGAGCTGGAGGTGGTGCTGGTGAGCCTGCATGCGGGGAAATTTGAACTGGTGGACAAGCAAAGCCACCTCGCTTCGATGGTTGGCGATTTCTTCGATATGGGCGACTGTGCCGTTATCAGAGTGGAAGGTATTACCATCCTGGTCACGAGCAATAAGACACCGCCGATGGATCTTGGTCAATGGCTGCACGTGGGCCTGGATCCGTCCCGGTTCTCATTCGTTGGCGTCAAGGCTGCTGTCGCTCATCGAAAAGCGTGGGACACAATATCTGTGGGAAACGTCTGGGTCGGCACACCAGGGCCATGTTCGAGTGATCTGGCACAGTTGCCTTACCGCAGGATTCGACGGCCCATTTTTCCGTTAGACGACTGTCTGAAACCAGACTGTCTGAAGTCTGACTGA
- a CDS encoding MoxR family ATPase, giving the protein MGHEVIGKIRANVESAVLGKEKTIKLSVVALLAGGHILLEDAPGLGKTSLARALAKTLGCQFSRLQFTPDLLPSDILGANVYRPGTGEFEFRPGPVFTNVLLADEINRTTPRTQSALLEAMSENQASIEGVTHKLGTPFLVIATQNPFEFEGTYPLPENQLDRFMMCLDLGYPERSVERQILTQHREGQPVDTLQAVVDAEQVVALQKDVTAITVEDSVADYMLDLVTKTRNHSELVLGVSTRGALTFYRAAQALAMAEGRSFVIPDDVKEVAIPVLAHRVVCKGAIREGHRHRAGQIIRAMLDSFPVPS; this is encoded by the coding sequence GTGGGCCACGAAGTGATTGGAAAGATCCGCGCGAATGTTGAATCGGCGGTACTCGGCAAGGAAAAGACGATTAAATTGTCGGTGGTTGCACTTCTGGCAGGTGGCCATATTCTGCTGGAAGATGCGCCGGGGCTCGGAAAAACGTCGCTGGCCCGCGCGCTGGCAAAAACCCTCGGTTGTCAGTTCAGTCGTCTGCAGTTTACGCCGGATCTCCTTCCCAGTGATATCCTGGGGGCCAACGTCTACCGACCAGGGACTGGTGAGTTCGAATTCCGACCCGGTCCCGTCTTTACCAACGTCCTGCTTGCAGACGAAATTAATCGTACGACACCCAGGACTCAAAGCGCATTGCTGGAAGCGATGAGTGAAAATCAGGCGTCGATAGAAGGGGTTACCCATAAGCTCGGGACGCCGTTCTTAGTCATCGCGACTCAGAATCCGTTTGAGTTTGAGGGAACTTATCCTTTGCCCGAAAACCAACTGGACCGATTCATGATGTGTCTGGATCTGGGCTACCCGGAACGCAGCGTGGAACGACAGATTCTGACACAACACCGTGAAGGGCAGCCTGTCGATACTCTGCAGGCTGTCGTCGATGCCGAACAAGTGGTCGCATTACAAAAAGACGTCACCGCCATCACCGTTGAAGATTCCGTTGCCGATTACATGCTCGACCTGGTGACGAAGACACGCAATCACAGCGAATTGGTGCTGGGTGTCAGCACCCGCGGGGCATTGACGTTTTACCGTGCTGCTCAGGCCCTCGCCATGGCGGAAGGACGAAGTTTCGTTATCCCTGACGACGTGAAAGAAGTCGCCATTCCTGTGCTCGCCCACCGTGTTGTCTGCAAAGGTGCTATCCGGGAAGGACATCGACACCGCGCTGGTCAGATCATCCGAGCGATGCTGGACAGTTTCCCGGTGCCGTCGTAG